From the Cucurbita pepo subsp. pepo cultivar mu-cu-16 chromosome LG05, ASM280686v2, whole genome shotgun sequence genome, one window contains:
- the LOC111794420 gene encoding asparagine synthetase [glutamine-hydrolyzing] 1-like, with amino-acid sequence MCGILAVLGCSDDSQAKRVRVLELSRRLKHRGPDWSGLYQHTDFYLTHQRLAIIDPASGDQPLFNEDKSIVVTVNGEIYNHEELRKKLSNHKFRTGSDCDVIAHLYEEYGENFVDMLDGMFSFVLLDTRDNSFIVARDAIGITSLYIGWGLDGSVWISSELKGLNDDCEHFETFPPGNFYSSKEGGFKRWYNPTWFSEAIPSTPYDPLVLRRSLENAVIKRLMTDVPFGVLLSGGLDSSLVASITARHLAGTRAAKHWGTQLHSFCVGLEGSPDLKAAREVADFLGTVHHEFHFTVQDGIDAIEDVIYHIETYDVTTIRASTPMFLMARKIKALGVKMVISGEGADEIFGGYLYFHKAPNKEEFHRESCRKIKALHLYDCLRANKATSAWGLEVRVPFLDKEFIDTAMAIDPEWKMIKREQGRIEKWVLRRAFDDEQQPYLPKNVLYRQKEQFSDGVGYSWIDGLKAHAAQHVTDRMMLNAGHIFPQNTPTSKEAYYYRTIFERFFPQNAAQLTIPGGPSIACSTAKAVEWDAAWSKNLDPSGRAALGVHVSAYGDEATGVKSVVPPPMVNTIPRMEVSAPGVEILS; translated from the exons ATGTGTGGAATTCTTGCTGTTCTTGGTTGCTCCGATGATTCTCAGGCCAAACGTGTTCGTGTTCTTGAACTCTCTCGGCG ATTGAAGCACCGTGGCCCAGATTGGAGTGGGCTTTACCAGCACactgatttttatttaactcaTCAACGTTTAGCCATTATCGATCCTGCTTCCGGTGATCAACCTCTCTTTAATGAAGATAAGTCCATTGTCGTCACG GTCAACGGAGAGATATATAACCATGAGGAGCTGAGGAAGAAATTGAGCAACCACAAATTTCGAACCGGCAGTGACTGTGATGTTATCGCACATTTG TATGAAGAATATGGAGAGAATTTTGTGGACATGCTTGATGGAATGTTTTCTTTCGTGCTGTTGGACACTCGTGACAACAGCTTCATTGTTGCTCGAGATGCGATTGGGATTACTTCCCTTTACATTGGCTGGGGACTTGATG GCTCCGTTTGGATATCTTCGGAACTCAAAGGTCTGAATGATGATTGTGAACATTTTGAGACTTTTCCACCGGGTAACTTCTACTCTAGCAAGGAAGGTGGATTCAAAAGATGGTACAATCCAACCTGGTTCTCCGAGGCTATTCCATCGACTCCATATGATCCACTTGTTCTGAGACGCTCATTGGAAAAT GCTGTAATTAAAAGGCTAATGACTGATGTCCCTTTTGGAGTTCTGCTATCTGGTGGCTTAGATTCATCATTGGTTGCCTCTATCACAGCTCGTCACTTGGCTGGCACAAGAGCTGCCAAGCATTGGGGTACACAACTCCATTCCTTCTGTGTTGGTCTTGAG GGTTCACCAGATCTGAAGGCTGCTAGAGAAGTTGCAGACTTTTTGGGAACTGTCCACCACGAGTTCCATTTCACAGTTCAA GATGGGATTGATGCCATTGAAGATGTTATCTACCATATAGAAACATATGATGTTACTACAATCAGGGCAAGCACACCTATGTTTCTTATGGCACGAAAGATTAAGGCTCTAGGAGTAAAGATGGTGATTTCTGGTGAAGGCGCTGATGAGATCTTTGGCGGATATCTGTACTTCCACAAAGCTCCCAATAAGGAAGAGTTTCACCGTGAAAGTTGTCGCAAg ATAAAGGCACTTCATTTGTATGATTGCTTAAGAGCAAACAAAGCAACTTCAGCGTGGGGTTTGGAAGTTCGAGTTCCATTTCTAGACAAAGAATTTATTGATACTGCAATGGCCATTGATCCAGAATGGAAAATG ATTAAACGTGAACAAGGTCGAATTGAAAAATGGGTTCTCAGGAGAGCTTTCGATGATGAACAGCAGCCTTATCTCCCTAAG AATGTTCTGTACAGGCAGAAGGAACAATTCAGTGATGGTGTTGGATATAGTTGGATCGATGGCCTTAAAGCCCATGCTGCTCAACAT GTGACCGATAGGATGATGCTGAACGCCGGACACATTTTCCCCCAAAACACTCCAACATCAAAAGAAGCATACTACTACAGAACCATATTTGAGAGGTTCTTTCCACAG AACGCGGCTCAGCTGACCATCCCGGGAGGACCAAGCATCGCTTGCAGCACAGCAAAGGCTGTTGAGTGGGACGCTGCTTGGTCTAAAAATCTTGATCCTTCAGGTAGAGCTGCACTTGGAGTTCATGTTTCAGCTTACGGAGATGAGGCAACAGGCGTCAAAAGCGTTGTCCCGCCGCCGATGGTGAATACAATTCCAAGAATGGAGGTCAGTGCACCAGGAGTAGAAATCCTTAGCTAG